A part of Miscanthus floridulus cultivar M001 chromosome 6, ASM1932011v1, whole genome shotgun sequence genomic DNA contains:
- the LOC136456641 gene encoding transcription factor BHLH148-like isoform X2: protein MDPFYFGPDQQLDAAAVDEDDYLTSLGLVLSPAPPAALPLPAGAFEAYQRRVPALLEYNSLTMSGRRYNVERNMHRRMFSYLRRVAQVAAAASTGAVVAPAFPAPADETMTTVGVFGSSQQAPRSSRFRHIMRERLRRERLSQGFADLHALLPPGASSKGGKNDIVGAAAGYIRELGARKEWLSARNEELLHRAATRWSGGTRSSVGRVMVVKVRAESQDHSTVVNASERVLQRLKAMEELQVTAIRSRICAGGMWMNVGVEGQATPMCRVYKPRVPNRLASL, encoded by the exons ATGGATCCGTTCTACTTCGGCCCGGACCAGCAGCtggacgccgccgccgtcgacgagGACGACTACCTGACGAGCCTCGGCCTGGTCCTCTCGCCGGCGCCACCAGCGGCGTTGCCCTTGCCCGCCGGCGCATTTGAGGCGTACCAGCGGCGTGTGCCGGCGTTGCTGGAGTACAACTCCCTGACGATGAGCGGCCGGCGGTACAACGTAGAGCGGAACATGCACCGGAGGATGTTCAGTTACCTGAGACGCGTCGCTCAGGTCGCCGCCGCGGCCTCCACGGGGGCCGTGGTGGCCCCAGCGTTCCCGGCGCCCGCGGACGAGACCATGACCACCGTTGGGGTTTTTGGGTCGTCGCAGCAGGCGCCGCGAAGCTCGCGGTTCCGGCACATCATGCGCGAGCGGCTGCGGCGGGAGCGCCTAAGCCAGGGATTCGCCGACCTCCACGCGCTTCTGCCCCCCGGCGCGTCTTCAAAA GGTGGCAAGAACGACATCGTCGGCGCGGCGGCGGGCTACATCAGGGAGCTGGGGGCCAGGAAGGAGTGGCTCAGCGCCAGGAACGAGGAGCTCCTACACAGGGCCGCGACCCGGTGGAGTGGAGGAACGAGGAGTAGCGTCGGCAGGGTCATGGTGGTGAAGGTGCGAGCCGAGAGCCAAGACCATTCGACGGTGGTTAATGCGTCTGAGAGGGTGCTCCAGCGGCTCAAGGCCATGGAGGAGCTGCAGGTGACGGCGATCCGATCGCGAATCTGCGCCGGAGGCATGTGGATGAACGTCGGAGTGGAAGGCCAG GCCACACCCatgtgtcgggtttataaacccagggTTCCCAATAGACTCGCTTCCCTGTaa
- the LOC136456641 gene encoding transcription factor BHLH148-like isoform X1, giving the protein MDPFYFGPDQQLDAAAVDEDDYLTSLGLVLSPAPPAALPLPAGAFEAYQRRVPALLEYNSLTMSGRRYNVERNMHRRMFSYLRRVAQVAAAASTGAVVAPAFPAPADETMTTVGVFGSSQQAPRSSRFRHIMRERLRRERLSQGFADLHALLPPGASSKGGKNDIVGAAAGYIRELGARKEWLSARNEELLHRAATRWSGGTRSSVGRVMVVKVRAESQDHSTVVNASERVLQRLKAMEELQVTAIRSRICAGGMWMNVGVEGQVRTHLVFFSCRTSLTLDVTYTYVGCEIFS; this is encoded by the exons ATGGATCCGTTCTACTTCGGCCCGGACCAGCAGCtggacgccgccgccgtcgacgagGACGACTACCTGACGAGCCTCGGCCTGGTCCTCTCGCCGGCGCCACCAGCGGCGTTGCCCTTGCCCGCCGGCGCATTTGAGGCGTACCAGCGGCGTGTGCCGGCGTTGCTGGAGTACAACTCCCTGACGATGAGCGGCCGGCGGTACAACGTAGAGCGGAACATGCACCGGAGGATGTTCAGTTACCTGAGACGCGTCGCTCAGGTCGCCGCCGCGGCCTCCACGGGGGCCGTGGTGGCCCCAGCGTTCCCGGCGCCCGCGGACGAGACCATGACCACCGTTGGGGTTTTTGGGTCGTCGCAGCAGGCGCCGCGAAGCTCGCGGTTCCGGCACATCATGCGCGAGCGGCTGCGGCGGGAGCGCCTAAGCCAGGGATTCGCCGACCTCCACGCGCTTCTGCCCCCCGGCGCGTCTTCAAAA GGTGGCAAGAACGACATCGTCGGCGCGGCGGCGGGCTACATCAGGGAGCTGGGGGCCAGGAAGGAGTGGCTCAGCGCCAGGAACGAGGAGCTCCTACACAGGGCCGCGACCCGGTGGAGTGGAGGAACGAGGAGTAGCGTCGGCAGGGTCATGGTGGTGAAGGTGCGAGCCGAGAGCCAAGACCATTCGACGGTGGTTAATGCGTCTGAGAGGGTGCTCCAGCGGCTCAAGGCCATGGAGGAGCTGCAGGTGACGGCGATCCGATCGCGAATCTGCGCCGGAGGCATGTGGATGAACGTCGGAGTGGAAGGCCAGGTACGTACGCACCTAGTTTTTTTTTCCTGTCGAACATCACTCACTCTAGATGTAACGTATACGTACGTTGGATGTGAAATATTCTCCTGA
- the LOC136459136 gene encoding calmodulin calcium-dependent NAD kinase-like: protein MMLRAVDLPDRLDRVAQPTDNGGSEEAVKDTTSPTKPVVPLLNISAGGRVHEIQTFAHYVATQISFEDLNECPHLCTLSYDYLKKTEGYEQNLLAFFHNKMNPDALLVQLIEELDKCILGYFSFHWKFATHIITQVSDEESVLTHEQRRRKLRRMVMEATRKMRFETVTRELKVTRLFTTLVEELKVIGIHCQHDHCRAATDVMVPAAHSDRSDFFLMLIFFKN, encoded by the exons ATGATGTTGCGCGCGGTTGATCTGCCCGATCGCTTGGACCGCGTCGCGCAACCGACGGACAATGGCGGCAGCGAGGAAGCGGTGAAGGACACAACAAGCCCGACGAAGCCAGTGGTGCCGCTGCTCAACATCTCCGCCGGCGGCCGTGTCCACGAGATCCAGACGTTCGCGCACTACGTCG cgacGCAAATCAGTTTCGAAGATCTGAACGAGTGCCCGCACCTCTGCACGCTGTCTTACGATTACCTGAAGAAGACCGAGGGCTACGAGCAGAATCTGCTGGCCTTCTTCCACAACAAGATGAACCCGGACGCTCTGCTCGTGCAGCTCATCGAGGAGCTGGACAAATGCATCCTCGGCTACTTCTCCTTCCATTGGAAATTTGCAACCCACATAATCACTCAAGTATCCGACGAAGAAAGC GTTCTGACGCACGAGCAGCGTAGAAGAAAACTCAGGAGAATGGTAATGGAGGCCACTAG GAAGATGAGGTTTGAGACGGTGACGAGAGAGCTGAAGGTTACCAGGCTGTTCACCACGCTGGTGGAGGAGCTCAAGGTCATCGGTATACACTGCCAGCACGACCACTGCCGGGCGGCCACGGACGTGATGGTCCCGGCTGCGCACAGCGACCGCAGCGATTTTTTTttaatgttaatattttttaaaaactaa